From a single Portunus trituberculatus isolate SZX2019 chromosome 15, ASM1759143v1, whole genome shotgun sequence genomic region:
- the LOC123504238 gene encoding von Willebrand factor D and EGF domain-containing protein-like isoform X2 — protein MNSIPVNPEEAPLTERRLNDVVPWGTVATSSAKRTKWSYWYQQQQQQQQHQHQSNHHGSNPHHHHHHHQHQHQNQHHHHQNQQLHHNQHHRMRHHHHKQSVVQRGEVCPGGCVNQGVCGHGGVCHCARGWSGQRCEVPLCGLGGCRNGGMCVSPERCHCAPGYTGDRCQDAVCSPECGGGGTCVLPGLCACPPGLLPPTCTPMCTPRCQHGGECTGVGQCSCPAGYSGSRCESAVCSPSCQHRGTCVAPGVCSCPRGYGGARCERPVCRPPCQNGGTCLAPYLCRCPAGTLGTYCHKFLCSRGCGVGGTCIGVERCQCGSGYSGPSCTVPLCDPPCANGGTCIRPGVCSCPHGYSGRWCTVKKCKYVPKQVEYTRTYKKAVPQRVQTHCGAWGWKTCTSVRQSYQTVTQKYYRTVYTCQTSAAKP, from the exons ATGAACAGCATCCCAGTCAACCCAGAAGAAGCG cCCCTGACGGAGAGACGCCTCAACGATGTGGTACCTTGGGGGACAGTCGCTACCTCCTCCGCCAAGAGAACTAAGTGGAGTTATTGgtaccaacaacagcaacagcaacagcagcaccagcaccaatcAAACCACCACGGCAgcaacccccaccaccaccatcaccaccaccaacaccaacaccaaaaccaacaccatcaccatcagaatCAACAGCTGCACCACAACCAGCACCATCGCATGAGGCATCACCATCATAAAC AAAGCGTGGTGCAGCGGGGTGAGGTGTGTCCTGGCGGCTGCGTCAACCAGGGGGTGTGTGGCCATGGCGGTGTGTGTCACTGTGCCCGGGGGTGGAGCGGCCAGCGGTGTGAGGTGCCCCTGTGTGGACTCGGGGGCTGCAGGAACGGTGGCATGTGTGTGTCCCCCGAGAGATGCCACTGCGCGCCGGGCTACACAGGAGACCGCTGCCAAGACG CCGTCTGCTCCCCTGAGTGTGGTGGCGGGGGAACCTGTGTCCTGCCTGGCCTATGTGCGTGTCCTCCCGGCCTCCTGCCCCCGACTTGCACGC CCATGTGCACGCCGAGGTGTCAGCACGGCGGAGAGTGCACGGGGGTAGGCCAGTGCTCGTGTCCTGCTGGGTATTCTGGGTCGCGCTGTGAGTCCGCTGTGTGCTCCCCGTCTTGCCAGCATCGGGGAACCTGTGTAGCGCCAGGCGTGTGCTCCTGTCCCCGCGGCTATGGCGGCGCGCGCTGTGAGAGAC ctgTGTGTCGGCCTCCCTGTCAGAACGGAGGCACTTGTTTGGCTCCTTACCTGTGTCGCTGTCCCGCTGGCACCCTTGGAACCTACTGTCACAAGT tcCTATGCTCGCGTGGGTGCGGCGTGGGCGGGACCTGCATAGGCGTGGAGAGGTGCCAATGCGGGAGCGGGTACTCTGGCCCCTCCTGCACCGTGCCGCTCTGTGACCCGCCGTGTGCCAATGGAGGGACATGCATCAGACCCGGCGTGTGTTCCTGTCCCCACGGTTACTCCGGTCGCTGGTGCACTGTCAA gaagtGCAAGTATGTACCCAAGCAAGTGGAATACACGAGGACGTACAAGAAGGCGGTGCCGCAGCGGGTACAGACGCACTGCGGGGCTTGGGGCTGGAAGACTTGCACCTCCGTCAGGCAGAGCTACCAGACGGTCACGCAGAAGTATTACCGAACTGTATACACGTGTCAGACCTCCGCCGCCAAACCCTGA